One segment of Belonocnema kinseyi isolate 2016_QV_RU_SX_M_011 chromosome 7, B_treatae_v1, whole genome shotgun sequence DNA contains the following:
- the LOC117176466 gene encoding zinc finger BED domain-containing protein 5-like — translation MNQKRNLKRHFETWHADVDHSHPLGSALRAGKLQQLKAKYSQRCGKVKNEDIVSTNPHDCTLASFDISFQIAKAMKPFTDGHFIKNVIIQAATGWFPDEDNRRDFVNIVQNTHLSPATVTRRVNVMADNVHEQLNIDPKKCVCFLIQLDESTDKSDTAQLVVMICFVLENGSVQEELLELIPLKGKTTGFDVYLSLKNSILAHEVPLKKLVAVRTDGAPSMTGKITGLSGQCLHDPDFPRFLFFHCIIHQEVLCGKTLNMKTVFEVVKKVINSIRARALQHRVFKLLLENASAEFADLLLLNEVRWLSSGEVMFRFFKLLPEISCRCFKRNEHLE, via the coding sequence ATGAATCAGAAGCGAAATCTAAAAAGGCATTTTGAAACCTGGCACGCTGATGTTGATCATTCGCATCCTTTGGGAAGTGCACTGCGCGCAGGAAAGTTACAACAACTGAAAGCTAAATATTCTCAACGCTGTGGGAAGGTAAAAAATGAAGATATTGTGAGTACTAATCCCCATGACTGTACTTTAGCGTCGTTTGATATTTCCTTCCAAATTGCGAAAGCTATGAAACCTTTCACAGACGgtcatttcataaaaaatgtcattattcaAGCAGCTACTGGGTGGTTTCCAGATGAGGATAACCGAAGAGATTTTGTGAATATTGTGCAAAACACGCATCTTTCTCCTGCTACAGTCACGAGAAGAGTGAATGTTATGGCAGATAATGTTCACGAACAACTTAATATTGACCccaaaaaatgtgtttgttttttaattcagttaGACGAATCGACAGATAAGTCTGATACTGCTCAGTTAGTTGTGATGATTTGCTTCGTACTTGAAAATGGCAGTGTTCAGGAAGAGCTGCTAGAGCTCATTCCATTAAAGGGAAAAACAACTGGATTCGATGTTTACCTTTCGCTGAAAAATTCAATCCTAGCACACGAAGTGCCACTGAAGAAACTGGTCGCGGTGAGGACAGACGGTGCTCCGTCAATGACAGGGAAAATTACAGGATTGAGTGGACAATGTTTACATGACCCAGACTTTccacgttttttatttttccattgcaTAATACACCAAGAAGTATTATGCGGGAAAACTTTAAATATGAAAACTGTATTTGAAGTAgtgaaaaaagtgataaattcaATTCGGGCGCGTGCATTACAGCACCGAGTGTTCAAGCTTTTGCTTGAGAATGCTTCAGCCGAATTCGCGGACTTATTGTTACTGAACGAAGTAAGGTGGTTAAGTTCTGGTGAAGTTATGTTTAGATTCTTTAAACTTCTTCCAGAAATTTCTTGCAGATGTTTCAAAAGAAATGAACATCTTGAATAA